The region cccaataaaaatataatatcatgTGCATGATTAGTTTAGTAAGAGAACTCCTTAGTATGATTACTTAAGTAAGAAAACTCCCTGGtcataattatgtatataagtataaaacaaTTTCCTTAGAAAACTAAAAAGTGAGAGCATGCATAGCGTGCAACAAAAAGcatgtaatttttgtaaaaggtagtttttataaaatgtcatgctgtataatttttaacttaaagttaatattaatttcTCTTGATTTTGTATCCTTATAATAATTGTACTTCATTCatagcaaaataattttatattaatagaataattaaaagtattttgcatttcttttataGGCAGCTAGTTGAATATGGAGTCTAATTATATGACATTATATTCTCAATTCAAAAGTCAATATCAAGATCTCAAAATACTGACGAATCAAACGctgcttaaaaataaaaccagaaAACTTTATATATCAACTCTAGAATTTATAATACTATTCCCAtttcttcaaagaaaaaaatcatgaatttaaaaaagatttagatttaataattaacgatttaaaaataacattaaaaagttttgaaaataatctacATACGATCgccaaatcttttattattcgtcgtttttcaaaatttaaaatcacagATGATATCATTATCACAGAGAAACTTGCTGGAGATCAAAGTGGTGTTGTAGTAAAGTTTTCTTACTCAAATCATTATCTCACTGAAAACTTTAGTgcgaaatattttataaaaacacatcaAAGTGGAGGTACATCATTTTCCTCGGCTGCATCAAAGCCTGTTAATTTAAAAGacttatttgtttacaaatctttttaaaatctaggcattggaccaagaattgatttttttttgatgataaagaTCCGTGAAGGAATTCTGATTGCTTCACTAGAATCAGgttgaatcatttttatataacatttacaaaaataaaaaatataaaattacttttttaatatttttttttcataatttttctagGTTCAAATCTTCTAGAGGcaaatgatgttttaaaacctttttgttttcaatttaagAAAGCCTCAGAATATAatgtttatgaaatttttaaagaaccaattgaaagcaaatataaattacttaacaaacAACTATTTGAGTGCCTCGAAAATGAGATAATTTTAGTTGATATTCTATCTAGAATATTCAATATACTGACTGCTCAACGAATTCTTCAAATCTCGggtttatatttatatccaGTTATGAGCTTTATGCCTCGATTTTAGATTTCTGTATTCatgattattttacaaattcaaatattttattagagtttaTATATGGCAACAgacataacaattattttaaagataccTTATCTTATCAAATATTGGTAAAAGAAGAATTAAATGTCAAGTTTAAAAGAGCttattcaattttaacaaaatttaaaactgcatCATTTACCAAAATTATTGACAGTTCAGAGCAAGATGTcgttaaatatattgaaaactgTGAAAATGAGCAGCTTAAGAAGTATTTTGAAGATGAATTCTACATAGACCTTAATGATTATGTTCAAAGTGTTAAAAACAACTTCGagacattttttgcaaaactaagtgaaaaagattttgataagtAGTTTTAATTACTAGTTAATTTTTGAGTTagttgttcttaaaaaaaagttataagttatgtatttttataaatgtttttataaggCGACCTTCAACGTCTCGTGAACAATATGTGAGCTGGTGAGAATCAGCATGGTgtaagtcaaaataaaaaaagttgagttaAGCCAATAATTGCGAAAACAAAAgatcattttgttaaatttgaaaCTGGTGTAAGGtgtaagtttatgtaaaaaactgatagctgttttttttttagtttgtgataaaattttaaaaatctcaaattGAGAGAACGTTGTTTTACACCATTCTGATTGTAAGCGGctcatataatttattttttataaaaaggtttagttatttaaaacaaaataataacaatttgtaattaaaaaaatattttgctcatAATTGCGTTCAATATTCTTCGTTAATAAGTCATGATATAGAGTTTTTTTGGTATGTAATAATCCatgttaaactttaataatattaaataaaatattaacatacattttatttatttacatttatgaTTATCTATCAACTGGTAATTTTGATTGTgcgttaataaaaataatatgatgtTAAAGCATGTCATCATTTACAAGTGCCGTTTTATAGAGGGGCCGTAAAAGTGAACTCCCCGGATTTTTTTTctgcatatatatttaacacAGCATGTTGTTTAAAAGcgttatctatatatttaacacagcttgtttttattaaaaaactttaagcaaattAAAGAGCTTGTTTAAAAATGccataaagttttaacaaaattatgtaTTATCCCTTACAAAAAAACCCAGTGAACTTCCAGTGAAAAAATGTTCcaaaacccagcgaacttccagtgatcttttccagcgaacttccagtgaTCTTGTTCGCAAAAACGCTTACAATTTCCAGCTATTTTTCAGAGCCAACtttcatgtttatttataaaaaatggaagTTTAGCGAATTCgctggaattttattttttaagatgtagttttttagaatatgttttttttaaaacgttcataaacattttaaatatttaaaaccgaTAAGCGCGAAATAAGACAAATTAAgcatagaaaaataaaaatgtttaatataacatttatttaaaaatatcgatatttaaaatagaaatacaatgcttaaataataaactaccTTAGTATGAATACaaactttcataaattttaacaagaaaataaaaagtaaattcacTAATATTAacgtaaatgtttttttttttattgaccttGGCTCAGATTTTGTTAAGAACGAGTTTCTTTACTATACACTTTACTATACACTACGCATGTTTCTTTATTCAAATCGATCGAGATAATTATCTCGATCGATTTAATATAAAGCTTATTTGATGCATTTAAatggtttacatttttttagcttaaatcaagtttttttctattttaaccataaaaacaaactaaacaaaaaatcttaattgtacttttattttttttgttttgatagagATTTAAATCGTAAAACAtaatctacaaaaaaatttaataaagcgAAGTTATTTTGCATAAACTTATCCGAGcttgtttgacaaaaaattgaatgaatttCATAAGTCGAGAACCAAAAGGCTGTACgtacattttttgttttcgaataaatgcaatttgtttacttttcctgataacttatctaaacttctttgaattttatttattaggatattttagtatattttgaGGCGAGAAAATCATAAATGCGGTCTGTTGGTTCTCTACAGATAagttatcaaaacaaaacaaaaaattaataaaatcgtAAGTTATATAGCGCTTGACGCATTCTTTTCCGTTTGGGTTTTCTgggctaaaaaaaaatgatacaatataTAAAGGgcatatataataattatataaaaacatataataatatataaaataaacagtagAATAGTAAGCAAACATAAAACAGTATAACagctaaaaacaaatatatctttaaaaaccaaggataaattataaaaacaaaaacatatttatctttaaaaattaatcatttctttaaaataaaaaaatttgattggtGACACTACAGCATAAACTTAGCCAAACTTGTGATAATAAAAGTTAGTTACTATTAGAGATTATAcggtaatcaaaataattaatactaaaaaaaatttactaagacaataataacaaacgcaacatttaaagtaaaaagtatgATACGAAAATCACAAGcaagttgaaattaaaaaattaaaaaatccggatcatttttatcgtttttctataaaataaaattaagacaTGGTagtcataaaatgttatttataaatgatgaaaactaaagatataaaattataattaaacacGAAAAAGCAACTCcagcattaaaatataatacctGCTTTAAAATAAGCTCTGCGCTCGTCATTGACTTTTTTCACAGAGCGCAACACTGacatcattttttgaaaaatttggaaACTTGGATATTGTAAGTTCTGTAAAAATTGCAGATTAGGAGTTTCTCGAATTGAAATGATTCTGGAATTCCAGAGTATAAGTATTTAAATCTGAGATATTTGTTTTACCTGTTATTAAATGCAACACCGCTGGATCAAGgccaactttttttgaaactgaaaACTTTGAGGAGCCTTTTTTTCCAGATAGCGAAGCATTCACCAACttatttctttcataaaaatagCCTAATAACTGTTTGACCAGCTTTTTTCCAGAGGGTGCTGTTAAGACCCTTTTAGGAATCATGTTTTCATGATTCTGTCACTGCATATATAATCAGTTGGCTGTGTTGTATGGTAAACTAATGAATGTACTGGTACTTGTTCTGATAGTTGTGAATGCATTGGTAGTGGAAGGTGTGAATTTGTTAGCGATGTTGGTTGTGAATGCAACAATGGGGGTGGCATTTGTGGAACAGAATTTAGTTGTGCTGGTAGTGAAAACGATAGAGAAGGCGTTTGAAATGAACTTGAGTTGATTGAACGTTCTGATTGAAGTTGATTGAAGTCAATTGAATGGAACGAATTTTCATGAAACGAATTATGATTGTTAAGAAAAAGAAAGGAATCAGGATTATCATTAATGGAGTCATTAGTTGAAAAAGATTGGAATTGTTTGGATTGGGTTTGGGTTGAGAAAGGAGGAGTTACTGGTAATGTTTGTGATAAAGGAGGTGGTATTTGTGAATTTATTGGTTGTAAGTATAATAGAAATGGTTTTGAATGGGTTGTCGGTGGTTGGGAAATCAACATTTTTGCCTTCTTTCTTGGCAACTCTTCGCCTAAGTCACCTTCTGCTTTGCTAACAAACcctaaaagtaaaataaaataaatacaatttaaaatatagggCATTATAAAACGGAGGGTATTTTAAACAGAAGGTCATATAAAACAGTTGGGCATTTTAATCTACTGAATGGTCACAAGCAGTGAATgactaaaagaaaaatgaagTACACTAGGACAACCTAGTAATAATCATAAAACAGCTAATGAAGTAAATCACAAATGTTTAGTTATTATAAttccatttaaaacttttaaaacattttataataaaattcttattattgttaaaaaaaactagatttgcCAAAATTGATCTCAGCTATGTCAGTATTTTATTTGGAATACAAATGACCGTTTACttactttctatttttttatacaaaggtTGTTAGCTTCTTAGCAAAATCTTCTTTTAATGCCATAGTATGAGTGTTCtagatattgtaaaaatatgtaacaCAAAGTTATATGTTCATGAATAAAAACAGGATAGGTTAATCAGTTTTCGTTTATGCTTAATGTCTACTTTTCCTAATTTGTATGGTTTCGATAAGTTTCCATTTTTGAAGAGTTAAAgccatttttataaatgaaactaTTAGTAGAATAAACTTACCAACAATAACTCCATTTGCTGAACTGTTATATATTCAACTCTAACAGACtcctaaaaaattaacaaagttttATCCAGAGTTTGAACTGATCTTGTTCAAAgtaaatttcataatatataaaCCTCAATTTCATTTGTTATGTTTAGCAacttcttatctttttttttcttgataagtGAGCTTTTTTTCAGAAAGCTTCTTCCAAACtgtctaaatataattatataattactatttcataaatgttaaatatatctttaaaacagATGTTTGTAAtacatcaaacaaaaaaaaactactaacaatgttattatatgaaatatttaaaatgctgGAAGCATACgcaattgaaataattaataactttaaatataaaatatcaaaaaaaacttataatattttcaaatttgaagCTTACCAACCACACATATAACTTTACCCTTCTCAATGGGGCCTTCATCTCGATTAGTAAGTTTCGTGTATCTTACATCACCTTCTTTGTTATTTACAAGAAAATCCCTGATAAGTACAGATGTATCCCATTCAACAGATCCATTGTGAGACCATTGTATAACAGCAAACTTAGACATTATGAATACTAAGACttacataaatttaaagattacaaataatatataatattttgtatcaaGTGTAtgatgcatatataaatatcaaatgcatatatatgttAAATGAAGGTGTTTAAGCggtacaaaattttataattttatttaaattttataattattccgataattcaaaattcttttgaaaattataaaacttacaaaatatCTATTCTGACGAGTGTTAATTAATGAAAGtttctgatgagtcttaattgatgaaacacagtgtaaaatgaaataagttcgataaatgattttttacaaacttattattgctatgttctttaaaaaacattgagcactttatttttagtacatttaaaattattcagaaaatttgaaaaacattgagcacttaattttaaatacatttaaaattattcagataTATACGGATATATacgtgtgtgtgtatatatatatgtatgtatatatatatatatatatatatatatatatatatatatatatatatatatatatatatatatatatatatatatatatatatatatatatatatatatatatacagtggcggcGTTAGGGTAGGGCCTGGTTGGGCGATGGCCCAGGGCGCCAAATATAAAGGGGCGAAACTATCTGGTTATTTTACCCTTTGCCTTTTTTTTGAATGGGGTTAAATTGAGCTAGGGGCGCGCTGTAGAATTCTCGCCCAGGGCGCTGGTAGTGCTAAAACCggcactgatatatatatatatatatatatatatatatatatatatatatatatatatatatatatatatatatatatatatatatatatatatatatatatatatgtatatatatgtatatgtatatatatatatatatatatatatatatatatatatatatatatatatatatatatatatatatatatatatatatatatatatatatatatatatatatatatatatatatatatatatatatatatatatatatatatatatatatatataattaattagtaaaaaaacacttatctaacttTTGACTTTAAGTTTCACCATTGCTGGATCATCAGGAAGAATTCCTCTTCCTGATGATCCAGCAATGGTGAAACTTAAAGTCGAAGATAAaagttagataagtgttttttactaattaattattgctctgttctttaaagacatttagtaCTCTATTTGGTAAATagacactaacataatttacatatatatatatatatttatatatatatatatatatcgtcagCCCGGAATACAAGTGTTGTATAcgacactgtatatatatatatatatatatatatatatatatatatatatatatatatatatatatatatatatatatatatatatatatatatatatatatatatatatatatatatatatatatatatatatatatatatatatatatatatatatatatatatatatatatatatatatatatatatatatatttatatatatatatatatatcgtcagCCCGGAATACATGTGTTGTATAAGACACTGTGTTTAAATTGAGATATTTGAGTTCATAGTTTAAAGTACAATATCTCTTTATGTAAATTCAGTTACACGTTGAAATTCAACAAAGTTGACTAAAATCAATATAAGTTgttgtttaaattgttaaaaaaataaaaaaataaaaacttttcccGTAACTAAGAGCACTGTTTTTCAAATACAACAAATGTATTTAGAAATCAGAACATTGTGTCGGAATACAATTGTCATAGATGCAATTAATTTGATAGTAAGGGAATTAAGGTTAAATTTTCTTACGTTGTAACTAACAATGACTTAAAactttagtataattttatttccacTGTCCTTCgcatttttttcctttaattctTTCTCAGAAATGATTTATCGGCATTATATTCAGaaatatacagtttttaatCTTCAAGCTTCTTATATAGAAATTACTAAtcttcttatacttttttttttttacattaagcaatttttattaatattatttattttcaaataattaaaaataaaataactaatttatcacgcatcttttaatttgtctgtgaaaaatgatataaataacttaaaccttaaatataaaaaacaaccaTTTCCATtattgttccttttttttataataaagaaataaatacatacgtttattaaaacattttacaaagtgatatatttaaatgttcagACTTTGTGACTTAAAAAGAGTATTATAAAATTCAAGATCATCaccatcaaaatattttatcattgaCTTAaggtcattaatttttttatctgagaGCAAAAAACGTGTTGAATCACTTTTTAATGGAGGAAATTCTTTCAGAACTTTAAGTatttgtttattctttttctgAGGGGTACCTTTTACCAATCTTTCTTCAATTAACGGACCAGAGAACgatgttttgaatttaatatgaaaaggtAGATGTTTTTCATGACACATTAGTTTTACCTTTGCAAAAGGCACTTTATGGAAATATAAAGACTTGGAAgcaagtttgaaaatttttgaagtcATCTTTGTACATTTGTATGACTTTCAACTCTACTCCAGAAGTTTTTTCAATAGATGACAGTAACTTGAATAAGGTAGGAGGACTGTAAATCTCAAAATGTCTTAATTTTTTCTCAATCACACTATGCGCAGTGTCAATATTCTGTACTGAACTATGAACAGGTTCACTATAATTCTGTTCAATGAGTGGTATTCTgctttcattttgaaaaatttttattgccaTAGACACAATTGAGTTCTTATTCTGGGGAACACATGAATCAGaccacaaaataattttattaattgatatatTAGGGCAGTCTTgaataattaactttaatagtTTATACAGACAACTTGCAAGTTCATTTGCACCTCTACCAGCCATAGATTCATTCCAAAGTGCACAATAAGTTTTGTTATTCAATGAACAGTGGGCTgtgaaattataacaatttaattttcttttgtaatagAATGCAGAAATATTAGCAATTGGAAGGGGAAATACTTTTtctaaatcaaaagttataactGCTGTGGTTTTGTATTCTCCATTTGCAACTTTAGCTAGGTCACATTTTCTTTCTTGTCTAGTTAATAGCTTTCTCTCTCTATGCTGCAGTATTTTTTGATCatcttctttgtttttatacttatgATATAAATCACACAAATCTTTCTTTGGTTTATGAAATGCCAAATTAAACTCTGtattaaaagttgaataataaacatctttttttacattGAACTCTGGGTAAGTTTGTATAAACAACCTGTACATTTTAATTGTACTTAATGACggctctaaatattttttgttagtatTCTCTCTGCAATAGTGTGAATCAACTGTTGGAAAACTATTTATATGTTCTCTGATCTTATCCAAGACTTGATTAGGAGTTTTTCTACAAaccattttttctttcttcGGGGACCTTGGTAGTCCACTTACTTTATTTTCCACGTTATCAAAATTATAGTAAATTCTTCTTTCACTGATAtctaatgtttttagaaaaaataatttacaaactcTGCTTCTAACATCGTTCTtttcaaaatgatatttataaacaCACTTCTTATGTTTACTAATTcctaaacttttactttttcttttacaatCCCACCTTTCTATATTTTGAGtataaaagttaagttttttagtGTCACTTAAGTTCCAGAAATAAGAATGGATTTCAACTCTCTCATTAGCactaaaaacttcaaaacattttagtttaCACACTGAAGAACAAGCTTCTCCTACTTTTCTCTCTAGTCTCTCTTGACCATTTCTATCTATGTAGGCCTTGCCACACTGCCTTTgcttttttctaacatttattTTCCACTTGTTACAATCTCTCTTTGTCTTTTTCTTGtgagttttctaaaatataattaaagtaacaaTAAATCTATTGTATTGgaaactatttattaaactgcctattaaaagtagaaaaattaatgttattaaaactataatttagagtattataaaaaaacaatgcataaatacagttgatgtaaaaataaataaataaaaggtaatgataataaaaagaaatttcaagAACTTATTTTGAACGAAAAAATAatgatctctttaaaactattcgAGCACAAGACGTATTGTAATCAAATCTATGTACACaagtatattatatttacttttcattGTTAGGAGAAATGATAGTAGAAGAAAAAGATGAATTAGTAGGGTCTTCCACTACATATCTAGAAGTTTCTTCTTCCATTTGGTGGTTAGGCTCCAATACGATTGGTATCGGGTTATCAGCATCACAAGCCATAAAATACTccatatttgttataaaatattccaTATTTGTTActtatctttacaaaaaaacgatatatttataaatactttggtTCTTTTGATTACgggtaataatttttatttaccgaacatttcaattcaattcaaagaaaaaaaaacaattcaatattaaaaaacaaatggaatgcattactttttatttacaaaaaacaaatgtttaaaagtaaacaaGTGAATGAATATACGTATTAATCTAAAGTCACGTGAGCAAATAGAACGCTACTATTGGTCTACGCTAAGTACAACAAATGTAACTCGAGCGTTTCGTATGAAAAGTTCATTTACGACAAATGACCTActgaaatatatttgaaaaaattttaattgagctatcggataattttttttaaaataagtccACAAAAAATAGATAGTTCGCATAtataagtcatttttttcaaaaatgtcgaATACGACACTTGTATTTCGGGCtgacgatatatatatttatgtatgtatatatatatatatatatatatatatatatatatatatatatatatatatatatatatatatatatatatatatatatatatatatatatatatatatatatatatatatatatatatatatatatatatatatatatatatatatatatatatatatatatatatatatatatatatatatatgatatatatatgatgaCCTCAGTGGAAAAACCGGCGTTGtcacatttaaaaagtattaagaaactatttattgatcattaataaaagtctttatttaaagcaaatgagactaagcaatttaaaaaaatttatattttaattattttatttaaaatttattcaaaacaaaacatttttttattttttttaaaaaaattttttttttctttgctttaaataaagatatttattaatgatCAACACATACTTTctcaatactttttaaatgtgataACGCCGGTTTTTCCACTGaggtcttcatatatatatgtaaatatatatatatagatatatatatatatatatatatatatatatatatatatatatatatatatatatatatatatatatatatatatatatatatatatatatatatatagtatatatatatatgtatgtatatatatatatatatttttacatgtatatatatatatatatatatatatatatatatatatatatatatatatatatataaatatgtatatatatatatagtatgtatatatatatatatatttttacatgtatatatatatatatatatatatatatatatatatatatatatatatatatatatat is a window of Hydra vulgaris chromosome 15, alternate assembly HydraT2T_AEP DNA encoding:
- the LOC136092230 gene encoding uncharacterized protein LOC136092230, encoding MVCRKTPNQVLDKIREHINSFPTVDSHYCRENTNKKYLEPSLSTIKMYRLFIQTYPEFNVKKDVYYSTFNTEFNLAFHKPKKDLCDLYHKYKNKEDDQKILQHRERKLLTRQERKCDLAKVANGEYKTTAVITFDLEKVFPLPIANISAFYYKRKLNCYNFTAHCSLNNKTYCALWNESMAGRGANELASCLYKLLKLIIQDCPNISINKIILWSDSCVPQNKNSIVSMAIKIFQNESRIPLIEQNYSEPVHSSVQNIDTAHSVIEKKLRHFEIYSPPTLFKLLSSIEKTSGVELKVIQMYKDDFKNFQTCFQVFIFP